The following are encoded in a window of Impatiens glandulifera chromosome 5, dImpGla2.1, whole genome shotgun sequence genomic DNA:
- the LOC124938456 gene encoding uncharacterized protein LOC124938456, translated as MMISLKAIQISLIPNLLRSNKKKILFLRCKSINSNPGENNPTEGDTRKQDLLARIAILQTQKVRLTDFLDERSSYLTQFAEEASNEFDKIGEDALKELNEAESRIMENIESRMQAFEETAEQEKLEIEKNEKKLFDFEDEIEDGRNEGLFFQNLREKKPVDMEKVKEETEKIKEVTVDITRTDTRRNIYIVFVGLIVVAIVDSLMSSSSGWEKTTVLGFILVGLLSQLFYEQRKLFETQITTQDNKSKDDENQS; from the exons ATGATGATATCTCTTAAGGCCATTCAAATCTCTTTGATTCCAAATTTATTAAGATCCAACAAAAAGAAGATCTTATTTCTAAGATGCAAATCCATCAACTCAAATCCAGGAGAAAACAACCCAACAGAAGGAGATACCCGAAAACAAGATCTTCTTGCCAGAATCGCAATCCTTCAAACCCAGAAAGTTCGTTTAACTGATTTCTTAGATGAACGATCCTCATATCTAACTCAATTCGCCGAAGAAGCCAGTAATGAATTCGACAAGATTGgagaagatgctctcaaagaacTAAATGAAGCTGAATCCAGG ATTATGGAGAACATTGAAAGCAGAATGCAAGCATTTGAAGAAACTGCAGAGCAAGAGAAACTTGAAATAGAGAAGAATGagaagaaattatttgattttgaagatgAAATAGAGGATGGTAGGAATGAAGGTTTGTTTTTTCAGAATTTGAGGGAGAAAAAGCCAGTTGACATGGAGAAGGTTAAGGAAGAAACAGAGAAAATTAAGGAGGTTACAGTTGACATAACAAGAACAGACACTAGAAGGAACATTTACATTGTATTTGTTGGGTTGATTGTTGTAGCAATTGTGGATTCCTTAATGTCTTCTTCATCGGGATGGGAGAAAACAACTGTTCTTGGGTTCATATTGGTGGGTCTACTTTCTCAACTCTTTTATGAACAAAGGAAGTTGTTTGAAACACAAATAACAACACAAGACAACAAATCTAAGGATGATGAAAATCAGTCCTGA